The Fusarium falciforme chromosome 7, complete sequence genome window below encodes:
- a CDS encoding Putative beta-glucosidase: protein MAFSGVAPPKSLPSDFEWGFATAAYQIEGGANEGGKGPSIWDVFTHLEPSRTHGATGDVACDHYHRYEEDFDLLVKYGAKAYRFSLAWSRIIPLGGRNDPVNEDGIAFYNKLIDALLARGITPWVTLYHWDLPQGLQDRYGGWLNIEESQKDFERYAGVCYERFGDRVKNWITVNEPWVVSIHGFSHGNDAPGRSTTNKACTEGDSTTEPWIVGHSLILAHAAAARLYNKEFKSKQGGQIGISISGDYFEPWDPEDPKDNEAAERRMQFWHGWFASPMVLAQDYPEVMREQLGTRLPAFTEADFALLREAELDFYAMNYYTSQFARHRTTPAPAEDYKGNVDDCPENKAGVPIGDLSGIFWLRSAPQGFRKHLNRTYHLYRKPIYVTENGCPCPGEDKMTKAESVKDEFRQRYFADHFDAIVGAIEDGVEVKGYFAWSLMDNLEWSEGYGPRFGVTYTDYDTLERTPKESALVLRGMIDERTKA, encoded by the exons ATGGCGTTCTCTGGAGTTGCACCGCCCAAGAGTCTTCCCTCGGACTTTGAGTGGGGGTTTGCCACGGCCGCCTATCAGATTGAAGGTGGTGCCAACGAAGGCGGCAAGGGCCCTTCCATCTGGGACGTCTTCACCCACCTGGAACCATCCCGTACTCATGGGGCTACCGGCGATGTTGCTTGTGACCATTACCACCGATACGAAGAGGATTTCGACCTTCTCGTCAAGTACGGCGCCAAGGCATACcgcttctccttggcatGGTCGCGCATCATTCCGCTCGGCGGACGAAATGACCCAGTCAACGAGGATGGCATTGCCTTTTACAACAAGCTCATAGACGCCCTGCTTGCTAGGGGTATCACGCCTTGGGTCACTCTCTACCACTGGGACCTGCCGCAGGGACTCCAAGACCGATATGGCGGTTGGCTGAATATCGAGGAGTCTCAAAAGGACTTTGAGCGGTACGCGGGCGTGTGCTATGAGCGCTTTGGCGATCGTGTGAAGAACTGGATCACAGTGAACGAGCCGTGGGTCGTTTCCATTCAT GGATTCTCGCATGGCAACGACGCTCCCGGACGAAGTACCACTAACAAAGCCTGCACCGAGGGCGACTCGACAACCGAGCCTTGGATCGTTGGGCACTCCCTCATCCTAGCGCATGCCGCAGCGGCGAGACTGTACAACAAAGAATTCAAGTCGAAGCAAGGAGGCCAAATCGGTATATCCATCAGTGGCGACTATTTTGAGCCTTGGGATCCCGAGGATCCTAAAGATAACGAAGCGGCCGAGAGGAGGATGCAGTTTTGGCACGGCTGGTTTGCCAGCCCTATGGT GCTTGCACAGGATTATCCAGAGGTCATGCGAGAGCAACTCGGAACCCGCCTACCGGCCTTCACGGAAGCCGATTTCGCCCTGTTGCGCGAGGCTGAGCTTGACTTCTACGCCATGAACTACTATACGTCCCAATTCGCGCGACACCGCACCACTCCGGCGCCTGCTGAGGACTACAAAGGAAACGTCGATGACTGCCCGGAGAACAAGGCCGGCGTCCCCATCGGTGACCTGAGCGGCATATTCTGGCTGCGCTCTGCGCCCCAGGGGTTCCGAAAGCACCTCAACAGGACTTACCACCTGTATAGGAAGCCTATTTACGTCACCGAAAACGGCTGCCCCTGTCCTGGCGAGGATAAGATGACCAAGGCAGAGTCTGTGAAGGACGAGTTTCGTCAGCGATACTTTGCGGACCACTTTGATGCCATTGTTGGGGCGATAGAGGATGGCGTAGAGGTGAAGGGCTATTTTGCCTGGTCGTTGATGGACAACTTGG AATGGTCCGAGGGGTACGGTCCCAGGTTCGGGGTGACCTATACAGACTATGATACACTTGAGAGGACGCCCAAGGAGTCGGCCTTGGTGCTTCGAGGCATGATCGATGAGAGGACGAAGGCCTAG
- a CDS encoding Beta-glucosidase: MSPSLNVDQLLSELTLEEKVELLSGRDTWSTHPVERLNIPSITVRYFQDSCSDVLLTIALKTTDGPHGARGTSFFNGPRGVLLPSATAMGATFDTKLMRHVGNMLAAETKEKGCQVLLAPTVCLQRSPLIGRGFEAFGEDPILSGLMASEYINGVQGDGVAVSLKHYAAHDQSSESLEDGVRASARTLRETHLLPFQLAVKHANPWSIMSSYHRINGTLTSEDPWLNTQLLRQEWGWNGLLMSDWFGTYSTAEAINAGLDLEMPGPTRWRGELLHWSIRCRKVKKSTLDERIRNLLHLVNKVRPALDYQKQGDKTQFGDTPKKRELCREVARSSVVLLKNDYNTLPLDPSAQQTYGLIGPGFANPAISGGGSADLIPYYVCKPLEAIQQIVGKERIKTAVGCYSHLFTPLLSENITIPATQEAGYELRWYGEDPEANPEVKPLHSSTTTQAQMYFADNLPSNVPGAYWLRVNTTWKAPKTATMKFGLCVLGKGRLYIDGRQVVDLWTSHPEKTLQTPMFNSASMEVTAELEAEAGNTYQISVLLKNEGIAAGCGALNAGGLRIGCCEKIDPAAALAEAVELARQVDVPVVIAGLNADYESEAVDRKDLRLPPGVDELIERVAKVNPRTIIVNQSGCPVTMPWLKCVPTLIHAWFGGQETGNGIADVLFGRYNPSGRLSVTFPRRLEDTPAFLSYGKGLREMYYGEGVFIGYRYYEKLQSHPLFYFGYGLSYTTFEYSNLQAPARVDLGDQGDGVFVVSVDVTNTGDRDGHEIVQVYISDVECAALRPRKELKGFAKIWVAEGMTTTAEIRLNKYALSHWDEEEEKWHAERGVFKVIISRSADPRDEVLDRDFELEKSLYWTGV; encoded by the exons ATGTCTCCGTCTCTTAACGTAGACCAACTTCTGAGCGAACTTACgcttgaggagaaggtcgagCTCCTCTCGGGCCGAGATACCTGGTCGACCCATCCTGTGGAACGTCTCAATATCCCATCCATCACGGTCCGTTACTTCCAAGATTCATGTTCGGATGTTTTGCTGACCATCGCCCTAAAGACAACAGATGGGCCACATGGAGCTCGAGGCACTTCCTTTTTCAACGGT CCTCGAGGTGTCCTGCTTCCCTCGGCAACGGCGATGGGGGCAACCTTTGACACAAAGTTGATGCGACACGTCGGCAACATGCTGGCCGCCGAGACGAAGGAGAAAGGCTGTCAGGTTCTGCTCGCGCCGACAGTCTGTCTTCAGCGATCGCCACTTATCGGTCGTGGGTTTGAAGCCTTTGGCGAAGATCCGATCCTTAGCGGCCTCATGGCTTCGGAATACATCAATGGTGTTCAGGGGGACGGGGTCGCCGTCTCCCTCAAGCACTATGCGGCGCACGACCAGTCTTCTGAATCCTTGGAAGATGGAGTTCGTGCTTCTGCGAGGACTTTACGCGAGACCCATCTTCTACCCTTCCAGTTAGCCGTCAAGCACGCCAATCCATGGTCAATCATGAGTTCATATCACAGGATCAATGGTACCCTTACTTCAGAAGATCCATGGCTAAACACACAGCTTCTGCGCCAGGAATGGGGATGGAATGGCCTACTTATGAGCGACTGGTTTGGTACTTATAGTACTGCAGAAGCGATCAATGCTGGCCTGGATCTGGAGATGCCAGGCCCTACACGGTGGAGAGGAGAGCTTCTGCATTGGTCTATCAGGTGCCGCAAGGTGAAGAAATCTACATTGGATGAGCGAATTCGAAATTTGCTGCACCTAGTGAACAAGGTGCGGCCAGCCCTTGATTACCAGAAGCAGGGCGACAAGACGCAGTTCGGGGATACCCCTAAGAAGCGGGAGCTATGTCGAGAGGTGGCCCGCAGCTCTGTAGTTCTCCTTAAGAACGATTACAACACACTGCCCCTCGACCCATCCGCGCAGCAAACGTACGGCCTGATCGGTCCCGGCTTCGCGAACCCTGCCAtcagtggtggtggttcgGCTGACCTTATTCCGTACTACGTCTGCAAGCCGCTGGAAGCTATTCAACAAATCGTCGGCAAAGAACGAATCAAGACGGCAGTTGGTTGTTATT CCCATCTCTTCACACCCCTCCTGTCCGAGAACATCACCATCCCAGCAACCCAAGAGGCAGGATATGAGCTGCGCTGGTATGGGGAAGACCCGGAAGCTAATCCTGAAGTCAAACCGCTTCACTCTTCGACCACGACCCAAGCCCAGATGTACTTTGCAGACAATCTTCCCTCTAACGTCCCTGGGGCATACTGGCTTCGTGTCAACACAACATGGAAGGCACCAAAAACTGCGACCATGAAGTTTGGCCTCTGCGTGCTAGGCAAGGGACGCCTCTATATCGATGGCAGACAGGTCGTCGATCTTTGGACCAGTCACCCAGAGAAGACGCTCCAGACACCCATGTTTAACAGCGCAAGCATGGAGGTCACAGCTGAGCTGGAGGCCGAGGCGGGAAACACCTACCAGATTTCTGTTCTCCTCAAAAATGAAGGTATCGCGGCTGGCTGTGGGGCTCTAAACGCTGGTGGCCTCCGGATCGGGTGCTGCGAGAAGATTGACCCAGCCGCGGCGCTTGCTGAGGCAGTTGAGTTAGCAAGACAGGTTGATGTTCCAGTTGTCATTGCCGGTCTAAATGCCGACTACGAGAGTGAGGCGGTGGACAGAAAGGACCTCAGGCTACCTCCTGGCGTCGACGAGTTAATCGAGAGGGTTGCGAAAGTGAATCCTAGAACT ATTATCGTCAACCAGTCCGGCTGTCCTGTAACGATGCCTTGGTTGAAGTGTGTACCGACCCTAATCCATGCCTGGTTTGGAGGTCAGGAAACAGGAAACGGCATCGCCGATGTGCTCTTTGGTCGCTATAACCCCAGTGGTCGTTTATCAGTCACATTCCCCCGTCGTTTAGAAGACACCCCGGCCTTTCTCAGTTACGGCAAGGGACTTCGGGAGATGTACTACGGTGAGGGCGTATTCATCGGGTATAGGTACTACGAGAAGCTCCAGAGCCATCCACTTTTCTACTTTGGCTACGGGCTATCCTACACAACATTTGAGTACTCCAACCTGCAGGCCCCGGCCAGAGTCGACCTGGGAGATCAAGGGGACGGAGTCTTTGTGGTGTCGGTTGATGTCACCAACACGGGTGATAGAGACGGCCATGAGATTGTCCAGGTGTACATATCTGATGTGGAGTGCGCCGCCCTGCGGCCACGCAAGGAGCTTAAGGGGTTCGCCAAGATATGGGTGGCAGAGGGCATGACGACCACGGCCGAGATTCGCCTGAATAAGTACGCTTTGTCACAttgggatgaggaggaggagaagtggCATGCCGAGAGGGGGGTTTTCAAGGTCATCATCTCGCGAAGCGCGGATCCTAGAGACGAAGTTTTGGACAGGGATTTTGAACTAGAGAAAAGCTTGTACTGGACAGGAGTGTAG
- a CDS encoding Xylosidase/arabinosidase: MERILVNPVVPGFAPDPSIVYVDGTYFLVNSSFHIFPGLPIYASRDLREWKHIGNAFNRPGQLSLQQSVTKIVGPEDPDERVCAEGGLYAPTIRYHQGTFYVVCTNVVHTLSQAPTESEHHNFILSTTDIWANEWSDPVFYDFDAIDTSLFWDDDGRVYVIGASGPPPETTIRQFEIDLDTGKKLSEEKLLWEGITKVYPEGPHMYKKDGWYYLLIAEGGCFADHHTIMARSRDIWGPYEPNAANPVLGKTDQEGYIQYTGHGDLFQHPSGQWYFLCLGVRKNNGRFIMGRESFLTTATWPNGKYPVIDKVELDVSLPMTRDLSFQWPVRRRPDVALVHIRDPIVENYEYDGNSLILKASKADLLNPEAPVTFIGKRQRHLHGSASATLGPLDQLATGGSSLRTGLCYYKDEHRFIRIFLDFDLMEVVLEIINGARSIERRSSRSLNVGKGVKTTFGINYTELGFTFWFSVDGAATKEELGRIDSLEMTGHDFVGPIIGMYAVSDSEVKVRYSDFQVEDM, from the exons ATGGAGCGGATTCTTGTCAATCCTGTTGTTCCCGGGTTCGCCCCTGATCCTTCTATTGTTTACGTGGACGGCACCTATTTTCTTGTCAACTCGAGCTTTCACATTTTCCCCGGCTTGCCGATATATGCCTCAAGAGACTTGAGAGAGTGGAAGCACATTG GCAATGCGTTTAACAGGCCTGGGCAGTTGAGTCTTCAACAGTCTGTGACCAAGATCGTCGGCCCCGAGGATCCAGACGAGAGGGTCTGTGCCGAAGGTGGTCTCTACGCTCCTACGATCCGATACCACCAGGGAACATTTTATGTTGTGTGCACCAATGTTGTACATACACTGTCTCAGGCGCCGACCGAGAGCGAACATCACAACTTCATACTATCGACAACCGACATCTGGGCCAATGAATGGAGCGACCCTGTATTCTATGATTTCGATGCCATCGATACTAGCCTATtctgggatgatgatggccggGTCTATGTGATTGGGGCGTCTGGTCCGCCGCCAGAGACCACAATTCGCCAATTCGAGATTGACCTCGACACCGGCAAGAAGCTGTCTGAGGAGAAGTTGCTCTGGGAGGGTATCACCAAGGTATACCCTGAGGGTCCCCATATGTATAAGAAGGATGGATGGTATTATCTTCTTATTGCCGAGGGTGGCTGCTTTGCCGACCATCACACTATAATGGCTAGGTCGCGGGACATTTGGGGGCCGTATGAACCAAACGCGGCCAACCCGGTTCTGGGCAAGACGGATCAAGAAGGGTATATCCAATACACGGGCCATGGGGACCTTTTTCAACATCCCTCCGGCCAATGGTACTTTCTGTGCCTGGGCGTGAGGAAGAACAATGGCCGTTTCATCATGGGGCGCGAATCTTTCCTCACCACAGCTACCTGGCCCAATGGCAAATATCCAGTCATTGACAAGGTTGAACTGGATGTTTCGCTTCCCATGACACGGGACCTTTCTTTCCAGTGGCCCGTCCGGCGGCGCCCAGATGTCGCTCTCGTCCATATCCGCGACCCTATCGTCGAGAACTACGAGTACGATGGAAACAGCCTCATCTTGAAAGCTAGCAAAGCGGACCTTCTGAACCCGGAGGCACCGGTGACGTTTATCGGAAAACGCCAAAGACACCTGCATGGCTCGGCTTCGGCGACATTAGGGCCCCTCGACCAGCTGGCTACGGGCGGCTCCAGTCTCAGGACTGGGCTATGCTACTACAAGGACGAACATCGCTTCATACGCATATTCCTAGATTTCGACTTAATGGAGGTTGTTCTGGAGATTATCAACGGCGCTAGGTCCATCGAACGAAGGTCATCCCGGAGCCTGAACGTAGGCAAGGGCGTGAAGACGACATTTGGCATTAACTACACCGAACTAGGTTTTACGTTCTGGTTCTCCGTTGACGGTGCAGCGACAAAAGAGGAGCTCGGAAGGATAGACAGTCTGGAAATGACAGGGCATGACTTCGTGGGGCCTATCATCGGCATGTACGCCGTCAGCGACAGCGAGGTCAAGGTGCGGTACTCTGATTTTCAGGTGGAGGACATGTGA
- a CDS encoding Zn(2)-C6 fungal-type domain-containing protein: MASRQASRQACRLCRRRKVKCDGFTTCRNCDIAKTTCQYSPPKKRGPKPVKWQDAHPQVPRCSASPDTHSSRGAESPAPLAETNAPSCPTSDSPLSSTVTANPLIETPETQTETAASVHLGLLAGLLAATPSQTAASIANDCILLYTRYVFGSTPVCHEATVRATVHRFFIPLSDGDSPADDYERVLRCFAADTERERIEALRSITLLIALCAAVTYVVPESLLPSKYLTAPLFLRAARDTLRIYEDYDLEHPNSSSLSIRLFLSSAIQTASGTHGVAFHILSEAGLIAMRMGLYHESALEGRDALEETLLRNAFWQLYVCDKTALVMKGRPVTIHETLFEGGLTIKAHSSSPVPLFDPGGESSDAGIEDRLAEGFHVICRLWAMAARVIQGMESLSSKVSDAFNGMMACRESITQLSEAYFEMITLTNNLPVLFRSPAESSPDMNQDVDKYMFQVLQRQRTSYLITLHIIKVLVLHSAIQCKTTEVIGLSADPLTLAMRQIEQAQDFLNALESVPFLHLQAEGEHCVSGPEESHCTNTRLHEVVGLRLRRSEESGAFCLNWHTIQRVMSSSPRRINVPCA; the protein is encoded by the exons ATGGCTTCAAGGCAGGCTTCAAGACAGGCTTGTAGATTGTGCCGTCGCCGTAAAGTCAAG TGCGATGGCTTCACAACGTGCCGAAACTGCGACATAGCAAAGACGACTTGTCAATACTCACCTCCCAAGAAACGTGGTCCAAAGCCGGTCAAATGGCAAGACGCTCACCCTCAAGTGCCTCGTTGCTCAGCCTCTCCAGACACCCACTCATCCCGAGGAGCCGAGAGCCCAGCGCCCCTCGCCGAGACGAATGCTCCCTCGTGCCCAACTTCCGACAGTCCGCTGTCCAGCACCGTCACTGCCAACCCCCTTATCGAAACGCCAGAAACCCAGACCGAGACTGCTGCCAGcgtccatctcggcctcctgGCGGGGCTCCTAGCTGCCACTCCGTCTCAGACAGCAGCGTCAATCGCAAACGACTGTATCCTCCTGTATACCCGATATGTCTTCGGATCAACCCCCGTCTGTCATGAGGCCACAGTCCGTGCAACGGTTCACCGTTTCTTCATCCCGCTCTCAGATGGAGACAGCCCCGCAGACGACTACGAACGCGTCTTGCGCTGCTTTGCCGCTGACACAGAGCGGGAGCGGATCGAGGCGCTCAGGAGCATTACCCTTCTCATAGCCCTATGCGCAGCCGTAACATACGTCGTCCCCGAGTCTCTCCTGCCCAGCAAGTACCTCACTGCCCCTCTATTCCTCCGAGCGGCGCGAGACACGCTAAGGATCTATGAGGATTACGATCTCGAGCACCCCAACTCGTCATCCCTCAGCATCCGGCTATTTCTGTCGTCGGCCATACAGACTGCTTCAGGGACTCATGGAGTTGCCTTTCATATCTTGAGCGAGGCGGGTCTCATTGCGATGAGAATGGGCCTCTACCATGAGAGCGCACTCGAGGGACGAGACGCGCTTGAGGAGACACTCCTACGAAACGCCTTCTGGCAGCTGTACGTGTGCGACAAGACGGCCTTGGTAATGAAGGGCCGTCCGGTGACGATTCACGAGACTCTATTTGAGGGGGGACTCACCATAAAGGCGCATTCGTCAAGCCCTGTGCCACTCTTTGACCCTGGAGGGGAGTCAAGCGATGCCGGGATAGAAGACCGTCTTGCTGAGGGGTTCCACGTCATTTGTCGGCTGTGGGCCATGGCCGCCCGGGTCATTCAAGGCATGGAATCGCTCTCTAGTAAGGTGTCAGACGCATTCAACGGCATGATGGCATGTCGCGAGAGCATCACACAGTTGTCGGAAGCATACTTTGAGATGATCACTCTGACCAACAACCTCCCAGTCTTGTTCCGATCACCCGCTGAATCGTCCCCCGACATGAATCAAGACGTAGACAAATACATGTTCCAAGTCTTGCAGCGGCAACGGACCAGCTATCTCATCACACTTCACATAATAAAGGTTCTAGTACTACACTCAGCCATCCAGTGCAAAACGACCGAGGTTATCGGCCTCAGCGCGGACCCCTTGACGCTGGCCATGAGGCAGATAGAGCAGGCCCAGGATTTCCTAAATGCCCTTGAGAGCGTCCCGTTTCTACATCTCCAGGCCGAAGGAGAGCATTGCGTAAGTGGACCCGAGGAGTCTCATTGCACCAACACGCGCTTACACGAGGTCGTGGGTCTTAGGTTGAGAAGATCAGAAGAGTCGGGAGCCTTCTGCTTGAACTGGCACACAATACAGAGAGTCATGTCGTCAAGTCCCAGGCGAATCAATGTGCCATGCGCTTGA
- a CDS encoding Beta-xylanase, protein MKTTTLILGLLAAVRAACTAPLCNRTTSLREEAAKKDILIGSGAINPAYLDDPRFSAILAEQFNSLSPENEGKWAFLNPTQGHYDWTKIDRLVAFAEDNNMVVKGHGLISGCCNPGYVDAITTPAELRAAMTAHFEAVMHRYDGKVDRWDVVTEALETQGTVLETNSTFYRLLGPSYIDEAFRIARAADPDAKLFFNENLVEVLPAKRQALLELVTRLVSEGVPIDGVALQMHITEVAPEPGVLTEMVNSYKALGLEVTIAEMDVHTLNTTLQTEIYGAVMTEALDAGITDISFWGFTDNHAYTWLPGAKPLMFDEDYKPKGAFFATHAALKNFVSKP, encoded by the coding sequence ATGAAAACCACCACTCTCATCCTGGGTCTTCTCGCCGCCGTCCGAGCAGCCTGTACGGCCCCCCTATGCAACAGAACTACCTCCCTGAGGGAGGAGGCTGCGAAAAAAGATATTCTCATCGGGTCTGGTGCCATCAACCCAGCCTATTTGGATGATCCTAGGTTCTCCGCCATCCTTGCCGAGCAGTTCAACAGCCTGTCTCCCGAAAATGAGGGCAAGTGGGCGTTCCTCAACCCGACCCAAGGACATTACGACTGGACAAAGATTGACCGCCTCGTTGCCTTCGCCGAGGACAACAACATGGTCGTCAAGGGACATGGCCTCATCTCGGGCTGCTGCAACCCTGGTTACGTCGACGCCATAACCACGCCCGCAGAGCTTCGTGCTGCCATGACGGCTCACTTCGAGGCAGTCATGCATCGCTACGACGGCAAGGTGGATCGTTGGGACGTCGTCACTGAAGCCCTAGAAACACAGGGCACCGTTCTGGAAACCAACAGCACCTTCTACAGGCTTCTCGGCCCCAGCTACATCGACGAGGCCTTCCGCATTGCCCGAGCAGCAGATCCAGATGCCAAGTTGTTCTTCAACGAGAATCTTGTCGAGGTGCTCCCGGCCAAGCGACAGGCACTCCTCGAACTAGTCACTCGCCTCGTATCGGAGGGCGTCCCGATTGACGGAGTAGCCCTCCAGATGCACATCACTGAAGTTGCCCCAGAACCGGGTGTACTGACGGAAATGGTCAACTCGTACAAGGCGCTCGGATTGGAGGTGACAATTGCTGAGATGGATGTCCACaccctcaacaccaccctCCAGACCGAAATCTACGGCGCCGTCATGACCGAGGCTTTGGATGCAGGCATCACTGACATCAGCTTCTGGGGCTTCACGGATAACCATGCTTACACCTGGCTGCCAGGCGCGAAGCCTCTCATGTTTGACGAGGACTACAAGCCCAAGGGCGCATTCTTCGCTACCCATGCCGCCCTGAAGAACTTTGTCAGCAAGCCTTAG
- a CDS encoding PKS-ER domain-containing protein translates to MPHLAAVQPAPKAPFEVKEIETPQPGPHELLIKNEAIAIQPIDAKIARVAMLPIPYPAILGSSFAGTVTAVGSEVTGFAVGDKVVAAKTAGATENKNSAFQRYVISSAVTTTKLPSDASLDTAVRLVGNLATVPALFQATLKLARPDPTTSAQPQGKKVLIYGGTSSIGSLSVQYLKQAGYDVVTTTSPHHEAFVSHLGASQVIDHTQDSETTVKALIAAGPYDVVVDTISTAQTVKLLADVLAAQGGGNVYALQPPFAPETLPDGVSRVFEGWSLLLAKEEHAELLKWTFDTYFLQALAKGSLISVPPREIAGGLAGLDNALDILIKGVSSEKLVVDPWE, encoded by the coding sequence ATGCCTCATCTCGCCGCGGTCCAACCAGCCCCTAAGGCCCCCtttgaggtcaaggagattgaaaCCCCTCAGCCTGGACCTCATGAGCTCCTCATCAAGAACGAAGCCATTGCGATCCAGCCTATCGATGCCAAGATAGCCAGGGTCGCAATGCTGCCAATTCCATACCCAGCCATTCTCGGTAGTTCCTTCGCTGGAACTGTCACTGCTGTCGGCTCCGAGGTCACCGGCTTTGCTGTCGGTGACAAGGTCGTCGCGGCCAAGACTGCCGGGGCGACCGAGAACAAGAACAGCGCTTTTCAGAGATATGTCATCTCTAGCGCCGTCACTACTACCAAGCTGCCAAGCGATGCCTCTCTGGATACTGCCGTTCGCCTGGTGGGTAACCTGGCTACTGTTCCTGCTCTGTTCCAAGCCACTCTGAAGTTGGCGAGGCCAGACCCTACCACTTCGGCACAGCCCCAAGGCAAGAAGGTCTTGATCTACGGAGGAACTTCCAGCATTGGTAGTCTCTCGGTCCAGTACCTCAAGCAAGCTGGATACGACGTCGTCACAACCACCTCACCCCACCACGAGGCCTTCGTCTCCCATCTCGGTGCGTCCCAAGTCATCGACCACACCCAAGATTCCGAGACCACCGTCAAGGCTCTAATCGCAGCGGGTCCTTACGATGTCGTCGTTGATACCATCTCAACTGCCCAGACTGTCAAGCTCCTGGCGGACGTTCTTGCAGCGCAAGGAGGCGGCAACGTTTACGCGCTCCAGCCTCCGTTTGCCCCCGAGACCCTTCCTGACGGTGTCTCGCGCGTCTTTGAGGGCTGgtctctgctgctggccaAAGAAGAACATGCTGAGTTGCTCAAGTGGACCTTTGATACCTATTTCCTTCAAGCTCTCGCAAAGGGCAGTCTGATTTCTGTTCCCCCAAGGGAGATTGCTGGTGGGCTCGCTGGATTGGACAATGCGCTAGACATCCTGATCAAGGGTGTTAGCAGCGAGAAGTTGGTTGTTGACCCTTGGGAGTAG